A genomic segment from Limosilactobacillus sp. encodes:
- a CDS encoding MarR family winged helix-turn-helix transcriptional regulator, protein MLSEQQINEVRAFNRHYTQVLGVLNKRTFDTKLTWPEGRILLEIGINHLSTPMMVANRLQLDKSYASRTIKRLTDKGLIAKTPSPTDSRSVNIALTDKGQVVCDDINQKSNLLIEGLISDLSEEEQERYFKCIMTINQLLFK, encoded by the coding sequence ATGCTATCTGAACAACAAATCAACGAAGTCCGGGCGTTCAACCGTCACTACACCCAGGTCCTGGGGGTGCTGAACAAGCGCACCTTTGACACCAAGCTGACCTGGCCGGAGGGGCGCATCCTCCTCGAAATCGGCATCAACCACCTGTCGACACCGATGATGGTCGCTAACCGGCTCCAGCTGGACAAAAGCTACGCCAGTCGGACCATCAAGCGGCTGACCGACAAGGGTCTGATTGCCAAGACCCCATCGCCAACAGACTCCCGCTCAGTCAACATCGCACTGACCGACAAGGGCCAAGTGGTCTGCGACGACATCAACCAGAAATCCAACCTGCTCATCGAGGGCCTGATCAGCGACCTTTCGGAAGAGGAGCAGGAGCGCTACTTCAAGTGCATCATGACCATCAATCAGCTGTTGTTTAAGTAA
- a CDS encoding HAD hydrolase-like protein yields the protein MQAILFDLDGTLTASGPGIIKSVQYTLEQMGCPEPDPQKLRFFIGPPIITALRQYRPFSLAEAKRAAAIYRAYYREHGVFDNQPYPGVAHMLRALQKTGLKVAVASSKPENLVHLILEHFDLAQYFDELVGASPDGTRAGKALVIEEALRRLDLADARDQVLMVGDTYNDVNGAKETRLDCWGVSYGYGTKKELRDAGTTVIIDDVPTLEEKLLKLAN from the coding sequence ATGCAAGCAATCCTCTTCGACCTCGACGGGACCTTGACCGCCTCGGGCCCCGGCATCATCAAATCGGTTCAGTACACCCTCGAGCAGATGGGCTGCCCCGAACCCGACCCGCAAAAGCTGCGATTCTTCATCGGGCCGCCGATTATCACGGCACTGCGCCAGTATCGTCCGTTCAGCCTGGCGGAGGCCAAACGGGCGGCCGCAATTTACCGGGCCTACTACCGTGAGCACGGCGTCTTTGACAACCAGCCTTATCCCGGGGTCGCTCATATGCTGCGGGCCCTCCAGAAAACTGGCCTCAAAGTAGCGGTGGCCTCCTCTAAGCCCGAGAACCTGGTTCACCTGATCCTGGAACACTTTGATCTGGCCCAGTATTTCGACGAGCTGGTGGGTGCCAGCCCGGACGGCACGCGCGCCGGCAAAGCGCTCGTGATTGAAGAAGCCTTGCGCCGGTTGGATCTGGCGGATGCCCGTGACCAGGTGCTGATGGTCGGCGACACCTACAACGACGTCAACGGCGCCAAGGAGACCCGGCTGGATTGCTGGGGCGTCAGCTACGGTTACGGGACCAAGAAGGAGCTGCGCGATGCCGGGACCACGGTGATTATCGATGACGTGCCGACCCTGGAAGAAAAACTGCTCAAACTTGCTAATTAA
- a CDS encoding cyclophilin-like fold protein, with the protein MQIKVSNSQYEIKFELNDSQAARDLAAQLPIKTQVKDYSNDEKIFYPAKKLGTSATPETATHAGDLAYFAPWGDVVMYYRDFGAYPGLYRLGHVVAHQEQIERLTGEITIIRVE; encoded by the coding sequence ATGCAAATCAAGGTAAGCAACAGCCAGTATGAGATCAAGTTTGAATTGAACGATAGCCAGGCGGCCCGGGACCTTGCCGCCCAGTTGCCAATCAAGACGCAGGTGAAGGACTACAGCAACGACGAGAAGATTTTCTATCCCGCCAAGAAGCTGGGAACCAGTGCGACGCCGGAAACAGCCACCCATGCTGGTGACCTGGCCTACTTTGCCCCCTGGGGAGATGTGGTCATGTACTACCGTGATTTCGGCGCTTATCCGGGACTATACCGTTTGGGTCACGTGGTTGCGCACCAGGAACAAATCGAACGGCTGACGGGTGAAATTACGATCATCCGGGTGGAATAA
- a CDS encoding anthranilate synthase component I family protein, translated as MKEELSQYLADFPAVPVTLTYQDATFNPREVFRALNHPDSPAFLLTGKPKEKEDGYSFICLNPEKSFRYRDHQLTVTDLQTHEQHSQNGGFATLATTLLNQYRTPRLPGLPPFTGGLAGYFAYDYAKYVTPQLDVPLRDDLKLDDAELLLVKSVIAFNHRTKEITLSQVLTKEEFTSSYQDTLAKLAKMKEQLLQLTRKGEEPFKLLGDFQMQFTLDQFVEKVATAQRHIVDGDIFQVILSNPQIAHMTGSLLGAATTVFQANPSPYQFYFHDGDFEILGASPETLITKRQESLYTYPLAGTRRRGKTKAEDDRFARELQSSAKEVAEHNMLIDLGRNDLGRVSTFGTVHVTKERALLKFSNVMHLGSTVESTVAPQLNGIDIINSVLPAGTLSGAPKVSAMQIINRLEGRKRGVYGGCLGYFDFDGDLDFCIGIRLAYRKGDQVVIHSGAGIVADSIPKREYQEFNNKASGIKNALLQADRRVEDAVLN; from the coding sequence ATGAAAGAAGAACTCAGTCAATACCTCGCTGACTTCCCCGCCGTTCCCGTGACGCTTACGTACCAGGACGCCACGTTCAACCCCCGCGAAGTCTTCCGGGCCCTCAATCATCCCGACTCCCCGGCATTTCTCTTAACAGGAAAGCCCAAGGAAAAGGAGGACGGCTACTCATTCATCTGCCTGAACCCCGAAAAATCATTTCGTTACCGTGATCACCAGCTGACGGTCACCGACCTGCAGACTCACGAGCAACACTCTCAAAACGGTGGCTTTGCAACCCTTGCAACCACCCTGCTGAACCAGTACCGCACGCCGCGGCTTCCCGGCCTGCCACCCTTCACTGGCGGCCTGGCTGGCTACTTTGCCTACGACTATGCCAAGTACGTCACGCCCCAGCTGGATGTTCCCCTCCGAGATGATCTGAAGCTGGACGACGCCGAACTGTTGCTGGTTAAGTCCGTGATCGCCTTCAATCACCGCACCAAGGAGATCACCCTCAGTCAGGTCCTGACAAAAGAGGAATTTACCTCCTCCTACCAGGACACGCTTGCCAAACTGGCGAAAATGAAGGAGCAGCTACTTCAGCTAACCCGCAAAGGAGAGGAACCGTTCAAGCTGCTGGGCGACTTTCAAATGCAGTTCACTCTCGACCAGTTCGTCGAGAAGGTTGCAACCGCCCAGCGCCACATTGTCGACGGTGACATCTTCCAGGTGATCCTCTCCAACCCACAGATTGCTCACATGACCGGCAGCCTACTGGGAGCGGCCACTACCGTCTTCCAAGCCAACCCCTCGCCCTACCAGTTCTACTTCCACGACGGCGACTTTGAAATCCTCGGGGCTTCACCGGAGACGCTGATTACGAAGCGCCAGGAAAGCCTCTACACCTACCCGCTGGCGGGCACCCGGCGCCGGGGCAAGACGAAGGCCGAAGATGACCGCTTCGCCCGTGAGCTCCAGTCCAGCGCCAAGGAGGTCGCCGAGCATAACATGCTGATCGATCTAGGACGCAACGACCTGGGCCGGGTCAGCACATTTGGCACCGTTCACGTGACCAAGGAACGAGCCCTGCTCAAGTTTTCAAACGTCATGCACCTTGGTTCAACGGTTGAGAGCACGGTCGCACCCCAATTAAACGGGATCGACATCATCAACTCCGTCCTGCCCGCCGGTACCCTCTCGGGGGCACCCAAAGTCTCGGCAATGCAGATCATTAACCGGCTGGAGGGTCGCAAGCGCGGCGTCTACGGTGGCTGCCTCGGCTACTTTGATTTCGACGGCGACCTCGACTTCTGCATCGGTATTCGCCTCGCCTACCGGAAGGGTGACCAAGTCGTCATTCATTCCGGTGCGGGAATCGTCGCCGACAGCATCCCCAAGCGCGAATACCAGGAATTCAACAACAAGGCCAGCGGCATCAAGAACGCACTGCTGCAGGCGGATCGGAGGGTTGAAGATGCTGTACTTAATTGA
- a CDS encoding SLC45 family MFS transporter, producing the protein MSGKKVKKQLPTLAFSVLMLMTFGNLGTSMAFALQSANMGRIFQTLGADPTKLGWFFILPPLAGMVVQPLVGYFSDRTWIPKIGRRLPYLILGTIVAVIVMCLLPNSGSFGFKTSTALWFGAIAILFMDLSSNMSMQPFKMMISDMVNDEQKDQAWSWQTIWGNIGSVAADLFPFFLTWIGVKNIAAKGELPDSVKWSFYIGAAILVVSSAFTIWKVDEYDPETYAKYHGLDQNTQISENFFTIVKHAPKVFWTLGIVEFFSWTGFQYLWTYGAGTVAQNIWHTTNASSAAYQAAGNWFGVLSAVEVGVAIIYGLVLQKLNDKIRKPAYALGMVLGALGFWGLSVAPTKLWSFIAFIGIGMCWVTINSIPFTILTNALDGKHDGTYMGLFNCWICFPQIVASICSFALYPMLGNYMPHMLVVSAVLALIGAFTVYVVKETSVEKGDID; encoded by the coding sequence ATGAGTGGGAAAAAAGTAAAAAAACAACTACCAACTCTCGCTTTCTCGGTATTGATGCTAATGACGTTTGGGAACCTGGGGACCTCGATGGCCTTTGCTCTGCAGAGTGCCAACATGGGGCGGATCTTCCAAACCCTGGGTGCTGACCCAACCAAGTTAGGCTGGTTCTTCATTCTGCCACCGCTGGCGGGGATGGTTGTTCAGCCGTTAGTGGGTTACTTCTCCGACCGGACCTGGATCCCAAAGATTGGGCGGCGGCTGCCGTATCTGATCTTGGGGACCATCGTGGCCGTCATCGTGATGTGCCTGCTGCCTAATTCCGGTTCTTTCGGTTTTAAAACCTCAACAGCACTGTGGTTTGGTGCCATCGCCATTCTGTTCATGGATCTTTCCTCGAACATGTCGATGCAACCATTCAAGATGATGATTTCCGATATGGTTAACGACGAACAAAAGGACCAGGCATGGTCATGGCAGACGATTTGGGGCAACATTGGTTCCGTTGCTGCGGACCTGTTTCCATTCTTCCTGACCTGGATCGGTGTTAAGAACATCGCCGCTAAGGGTGAACTGCCTGATTCTGTTAAGTGGTCGTTCTACATCGGTGCTGCGATCCTGGTTGTTTCTTCTGCTTTCACGATTTGGAAGGTTGATGAATACGACCCAGAAACTTACGCTAAGTATCACGGTTTAGACCAAAACACCCAAATTAGTGAAAACTTCTTCACGATCGTTAAGCATGCTCCAAAGGTCTTCTGGACCCTAGGGATTGTTGAGTTCTTCTCCTGGACTGGTTTCCAGTACCTGTGGACTTACGGTGCCGGTACGGTTGCCCAAAATATCTGGCACACTACTAACGCATCCAGTGCTGCCTACCAGGCTGCCGGGAATTGGTTTGGTGTTCTGTCCGCCGTTGAAGTCGGCGTGGCCATTATTTACGGTTTAGTTCTACAAAAGCTGAATGATAAGATCCGGAAGCCCGCTTATGCGCTGGGAATGGTTCTAGGTGCCCTTGGTTTCTGGGGACTGTCCGTTGCACCAACTAAGCTGTGGTCATTCATTGCCTTCATCGGAATTGGGATGTGCTGGGTTACGATTAACTCGATTCCATTCACGATCTTAACCAATGCGCTGGATGGAAAGCACGATGGTACTTACATGGGACTATTCAACTGCTGGATTTGCTTCCCACAGATCGTAGCTTCTATCTGCTCATTCGCACTTTACCCAATGCTGGGCAACTACATGCCACATATGCTGGTAGTTTCTGCTGTCTTGGCCCTGATTGGTGCGTTCACGGTCTACGTTGTTAAGGAAACTTCTGTTGAAAAGGGTGACATTGATTAA
- a CDS encoding glycoside hydrolase family 13 protein, with the protein MNLAAIYHRPESEMAFLYDPQTMHIRLRTAKGDVKAVQLLHGDPYSLRSLAGIEPPFYTKPTPMKKILADDLYDYWQIAVTEPKKRLAYAFDITGVDGTRVIYTDRGYIQPNDQEALDEMNTYFRMPFFQEIDMFHAPEWVKKTVWYQIFPERFANGDKTNDPAGTKPWNSSDHPGRQDFYGGDLQGVLDHLDHLQELGVNGIYFNPLFKAPSNHKYDTEDYYQIDPHFGNADLFKKVVKEAHKRGIKVMLDAVFNHIGDKSPQWQDVLKNGQDSKYAGWFHINQFPAAYTPTKNFEFTPDATYDTFDYTPHMPKLNTANPEVQDYLLGIAKYWIEEFDIDAWRLDVANEIDHHFWKRFHQETTALKPDFYILGEIWHTSQAWLNGDEFSGVMNYSYTGAILDHFVNHRLGADQMIEQLSNQLMKYRDQTNQMMFNVLDSHDTARIMTQAHDNRELVKQTFAFTFLQPGTPSIYYGTEYGMDGENDPDCRKPMNWEPDTTAQQMFASFKDLVALRKDYAHLIAGGEISFKILPNGLIEVRRTGAGHELTGLFNTTGAPVDAEIKGQLLLSQGISNSQLAQDGFAITLN; encoded by the coding sequence ATGAATTTAGCTGCTATTTACCATCGTCCCGAAAGTGAAATGGCCTTTCTCTATGACCCACAGACGATGCACATTCGCTTGCGGACAGCTAAGGGCGATGTCAAAGCTGTTCAGCTGTTGCACGGTGATCCCTACAGCCTGCGCAGTTTGGCCGGGATCGAACCGCCATTCTATACGAAGCCAACGCCGATGAAGAAAATTCTGGCGGATGACTTGTATGATTATTGGCAGATTGCGGTCACCGAACCGAAGAAGCGTTTGGCCTACGCCTTTGATATCACCGGTGTTGACGGAACTCGGGTTATTTATACCGATCGGGGTTACATCCAGCCAAACGATCAAGAAGCATTGGACGAGATGAACACCTATTTCCGGATGCCATTTTTCCAGGAGATCGATATGTTCCATGCTCCAGAATGGGTTAAGAAAACAGTCTGGTACCAAATTTTCCCGGAGCGCTTTGCCAACGGTGACAAGACCAATGACCCGGCTGGCACGAAGCCGTGGAATTCTAGTGACCACCCCGGCCGGCAGGATTTCTACGGTGGTGATTTGCAAGGGGTTCTTGATCATCTTGATCACTTGCAGGAGCTGGGAGTTAATGGAATCTACTTTAACCCGCTCTTTAAGGCACCGTCGAACCATAAGTACGATACTGAGGATTATTACCAGATTGATCCGCACTTCGGTAATGCCGATCTGTTCAAGAAAGTTGTCAAGGAAGCACACAAGAGAGGCATCAAGGTGATGCTCGATGCCGTCTTCAACCACATTGGGGATAAGTCGCCACAATGGCAAGACGTTCTCAAGAATGGTCAAGATTCTAAGTATGCTGGCTGGTTCCACATCAATCAATTCCCGGCAGCCTATACGCCGACTAAGAATTTTGAATTCACACCGGACGCTACCTACGACACCTTCGACTATACGCCACACATGCCAAAATTAAATACTGCTAATCCTGAGGTGCAGGATTACCTGCTCGGGATTGCCAAGTATTGGATCGAAGAGTTCGATATTGATGCCTGGCGCCTGGACGTGGCGAACGAAATTGATCATCACTTCTGGAAGAGATTCCACCAGGAAACGACGGCCCTTAAGCCAGACTTCTATATCCTGGGTGAGATCTGGCACACTTCACAGGCTTGGCTGAACGGGGATGAATTCAGTGGTGTAATGAACTACAGCTACACTGGTGCCATCCTCGACCACTTCGTCAACCACCGACTCGGGGCTGATCAAATGATCGAGCAACTGAGCAATCAGTTGATGAAATACCGCGATCAGACCAATCAGATGATGTTCAACGTCCTCGATTCTCACGATACGGCCCGGATCATGACTCAGGCTCATGATAATCGGGAGTTGGTCAAGCAGACCTTCGCCTTTACCTTCCTGCAGCCGGGGACACCGTCGATTTATTACGGAACTGAATACGGGATGGATGGTGAAAACGATCCGGACTGCCGGAAGCCGATGAACTGGGAGCCGGACACAACGGCCCAACAGATGTTTGCAAGCTTTAAGGACCTGGTTGCCCTGCGCAAAGATTATGCTCATCTGATCGCAGGCGGTGAGATCAGCTTTAAGATTCTGCCAAACGGTCTGATTGAAGTTCGTCGCACGGGTGCGGGGCATGAGCTCACCGGCCTTTTCAACACCACCGGCGCACCGGTTGATGCGGAAATTAAGGGCCAGTTGCTCCTTAGCCAGGGGATCTCGAATAGTCAACTTGCTCAGGATGGCTTCGCAATTACGCTCAACTAA
- a CDS encoding TMEM175 family protein codes for MNKSRLEAFTDAIVAIAATIMVLELHTPQEPTIHGLLEEGPTFLTYIVSFVLIYLVWYNHHNIFKKAKVITTQTYIYNGLWIFWLTLIPFTTRWVGTAPDQTLPELIYTLDLFLWSLSFQLMDRQIIKDNPEVPRDETNSFGFRAALYSVYAISIIMAFFIPVGSLILIGFIDIAWVFIVNRSYWQQNETK; via the coding sequence ATGAACAAAAGTCGATTAGAGGCGTTTACCGACGCGATCGTGGCGATTGCGGCGACGATCATGGTGCTGGAATTGCACACGCCACAGGAACCAACGATTCACGGGCTACTTGAGGAGGGGCCAACTTTTCTGACCTACATCGTCAGCTTCGTGCTGATCTACCTGGTCTGGTACAACCACCACAATATTTTCAAAAAGGCCAAGGTGATCACGACTCAGACCTACATTTACAACGGACTGTGGATCTTCTGGTTGACCCTGATCCCGTTCACGACGCGCTGGGTAGGGACCGCCCCGGATCAAACGCTGCCGGAACTGATCTATACGCTGGACCTCTTTCTCTGGAGCCTGTCCTTTCAACTGATGGATCGGCAGATTATCAAGGACAATCCAGAGGTGCCGCGAGACGAGACCAATTCGTTCGGCTTCCGGGCGGCGCTGTATTCGGTCTACGCAATTTCAATAATCATGGCCTTCTTTATTCCGGTGGGCTCGTTGATCCTAATCGGCTTTATCGACATCGCCTGGGTATTCATCGTCAACCGCAGCTACTGGCAACAAAATGAGACAAAGTAA
- a CDS encoding SDR family oxidoreductase, whose protein sequence is MSVKDKVVIIAGASSGIGAATAKLLAQQGAKLMLLARHQEPLNKIRDQFPSAAILTKAVDVTDRAQVQAAVNETKEKFGRIDAMFNNAGIMPISNLADLKYDDWANTININVMGVLNGIYAVLPIMRAQGRGHILSTSSVAGHKVFPGFAVYSGSKFAVRAIMEGLRQEEAANHIKSTIITPGSATTNLYTPTTADEQAARENANVSLRPEDVAQQVVRAIDTPDNVTVSEVQVRPIEQQY, encoded by the coding sequence ATGAGTGTTAAGGATAAAGTTGTAATTATTGCAGGTGCTTCGAGCGGGATCGGTGCGGCGACCGCAAAACTGCTCGCCCAGCAGGGAGCCAAGTTAATGTTGCTGGCTCGGCACCAGGAACCCCTGAACAAAATTAGAGACCAGTTCCCTTCGGCGGCAATTCTCACCAAGGCCGTTGACGTTACCGACCGTGCTCAGGTCCAAGCCGCTGTCAACGAGACCAAGGAAAAGTTCGGGCGGATCGATGCGATGTTCAATAATGCTGGAATCATGCCGATCAGTAATCTGGCGGACTTGAAGTACGATGATTGGGCGAATACCATTAACATTAACGTGATGGGCGTGCTGAACGGGATCTACGCGGTTCTGCCAATCATGCGTGCCCAGGGACGGGGACACATTCTGTCGACCAGTTCCGTTGCCGGCCACAAGGTCTTTCCGGGATTCGCGGTTTATAGCGGGTCGAAGTTTGCAGTGCGTGCGATCATGGAAGGGTTGCGTCAGGAAGAGGCTGCCAACCACATTAAGTCCACGATCATTACGCCGGGTTCGGCCACGACTAACCTCTACACGCCAACGACCGCCGATGAGCAGGCAGCTCGGGAAAACGCCAACGTTTCCCTCCGGCCGGAAGACGTTGCCCAGCAGGTTGTCCGGGCAATTGACACGCCGGATAACGTGACGGTCAGCGAGGTTCAGGTGCGGCCAATCGAACAACAATACTAA
- a CDS encoding cation:proton antiporter, with protein MEILVSSAVIAVAVIFSIVISRWLFSKISVNYISIFIGMAIALVPFLNRHVMEFDADFFMGIIIAPLLFFEGQHTRMNLVGRNLKLIISLTVGMVILCALAGGFAVAALFPIGLPLAFILAAISTPTDATATESVTNGLIVPRQQNTSLKLESLFNDASGIVLLNMALLWYVNGYINYGQTLWNFLYSAVGGVALGAIIAIILVFIRQAMLRSRMNFIGNTYNNGTPLKLMYLLTPYLIYYSAEACGVSGIIAVVFAGLIHNAEGERSELSNPVLAYDGNEIVRLINDTLNGAVFVILGIMLVRMIKNPAIHYGSLVWVGVGIALYVANLLIRYLYVRIVHHNSRRAAWIFSLGGIHGAVTFALAFTIAETQVHRQDFNLILMAESTLIILSMIVPTIAFRFILQPQKFNKDRASRIQELRDEMVGHAIHEIQQLSIPDEVKLAVSFDLRSQKGQTSLKEFWHEWTRMVRHEEFTEERINTALNTFRVAFRAERAFLLANYQRLGLSTADYNRLYRETMNAEMVVLDSYIN; from the coding sequence ATGGAAATTTTAGTTTCATCCGCCGTCATCGCCGTGGCCGTCATCTTCAGCATCGTCATCAGCAGGTGGCTGTTTTCGAAGATCTCGGTTAACTACATCAGTATTTTCATTGGAATGGCCATCGCCCTAGTTCCCTTTCTCAACCGTCACGTGATGGAATTTGACGCCGACTTTTTCATGGGGATCATTATTGCACCCCTACTATTCTTCGAAGGACAGCACACCCGGATGAACTTGGTGGGACGCAACCTCAAACTGATCATCAGCCTGACGGTCGGGATGGTGATTCTCTGCGCCCTCGCCGGTGGCTTTGCCGTCGCGGCCCTCTTTCCGATCGGCTTGCCGCTGGCCTTCATTCTTGCCGCAATCAGCACACCGACGGATGCCACGGCCACCGAGTCCGTCACCAACGGCCTGATCGTGCCGCGCCAGCAGAATACTTCCCTAAAGCTCGAATCACTGTTTAACGACGCCTCGGGGATTGTTCTGCTCAACATGGCGCTTCTTTGGTACGTCAACGGCTATATTAATTACGGCCAGACCCTCTGGAACTTTCTCTACTCAGCCGTTGGTGGTGTGGCACTGGGGGCCATCATCGCCATCATCCTGGTATTCATCCGCCAGGCCATGCTGCGGTCCCGGATGAATTTCATTGGTAACACCTATAACAACGGAACGCCCCTGAAGCTAATGTACCTCCTGACCCCCTATCTCATTTACTACTCAGCCGAAGCGTGCGGTGTCTCCGGAATCATCGCCGTCGTCTTTGCCGGCCTGATTCACAACGCCGAGGGCGAACGAAGCGAACTCAGCAACCCGGTTCTCGCCTATGATGGCAACGAGATCGTCCGCCTAATTAATGACACCCTGAACGGCGCGGTCTTTGTTATCTTGGGAATCATGCTGGTCCGGATGATCAAGAATCCAGCCATTCACTACGGCTCCCTGGTTTGGGTCGGCGTCGGCATCGCTCTTTACGTCGCGAATCTGCTAATCCGCTACCTCTACGTCCGGATCGTCCATCACAATTCCCGGCGTGCTGCCTGGATTTTCTCGCTCGGTGGAATTCACGGTGCTGTCACCTTCGCCCTGGCCTTTACGATTGCCGAAACGCAGGTTCATCGCCAGGACTTCAACTTGATTCTGATGGCGGAAAGTACGCTGATCATCCTCAGCATGATTGTCCCAACAATCGCCTTTCGCTTTATTCTGCAGCCACAAAAGTTTAACAAGGACCGGGCGAGTCGGATCCAGGAGCTGCGGGACGAAATGGTCGGCCACGCCATTCACGAAATTCAGCAACTCAGCATCCCTGACGAGGTTAAGTTAGCGGTCTCCTTTGACCTGCGGAGTCAGAAGGGACAGACCTCGTTGAAGGAATTCTGGCACGAATGGACCCGGATGGTGCGGCACGAGGAATTTACCGAGGAACGGATCAACACTGCCCTTAATACCTTCCGCGTTGCCTTTCGGGCAGAGCGGGCCTTTCTATTGGCCAACTACCAGCGGTTGGGGCTCAGTACCGCCGACTACAACCGCCTCTACCGCGAAACTATGAATGCCGAGATGGTCGTTTTGGATTCCTACATCAACTAA
- a CDS encoding DNA alkylation repair protein — protein sequence MLTYQALRTAFEQDADSVAAAGMKKYMRNQFAFYGYQTKPRKAIYHDGLRDAKKSGQIDWELLEQCWQDPHRELQYFVCDYLIAMEKHLQMTDLPKIERFVRSKQWWDTIDTLVKPISYLTWNDPAGPTLMLKWSQDPDFWVRRVAIEFQLLRKGETDTALLAQIIENNLGSQEFFINKAIGWALRDYSKTNPAWVADFINRHQEDLSKLSIREGSKYLKN from the coding sequence ATGCTTACTTACCAAGCCCTCCGCACTGCCTTCGAGCAGGATGCCGATTCTGTTGCGGCCGCGGGGATGAAGAAATATATGCGCAACCAGTTTGCGTTTTACGGCTACCAGACCAAGCCCCGCAAGGCCATCTACCACGATGGACTGCGGGATGCCAAAAAGTCCGGGCAAATTGACTGGGAGTTGCTGGAACAGTGCTGGCAGGACCCGCACCGTGAGCTGCAGTACTTCGTGTGCGACTACCTGATTGCCATGGAGAAGCACCTGCAGATGACCGATCTGCCGAAGATTGAACGCTTCGTCCGCTCCAAGCAGTGGTGGGACACGATCGACACCCTGGTGAAGCCGATCAGCTACCTGACCTGGAACGATCCGGCCGGTCCGACGTTGATGCTGAAATGGTCCCAAGATCCCGACTTCTGGGTTCGCCGGGTGGCAATTGAATTTCAGCTGCTGCGCAAGGGCGAGACGGATACCGCGTTGCTGGCGCAAATCATCGAGAATAACCTCGGCAGTCAGGAGTTCTTCATCAATAAGGCGATCGGTTGGGCACTGCGCGATTATTCAAAGACCAATCCGGCCTGGGTGGCGGACTTCATCAATCGGCACCAAGAAGATTTAAGCAAGCTGTCGATCCGCGAGGGCAGCAAGTATTTGAAGAATTGA
- a CDS encoding GNAT family N-acetyltransferase: MWKIKHFDQLTTKELYAILQLRMSVFVVAQKRIYQEVDGRDLAAIHIFNETPDGQIVAYARVFLLDDGQTVSFGRVVTSKAVRGQGMGGQLLDQIMQTIKANYPNAPIAIESQEQVQGFYRRVGFESQGAPFIYKSTPHVKMTHAPLG; encoded by the coding sequence ATGTGGAAAATCAAGCACTTCGATCAACTGACTACTAAGGAACTCTACGCCATCCTGCAGCTGCGGATGTCCGTTTTCGTCGTCGCCCAGAAGCGGATCTACCAGGAAGTCGACGGCCGCGATTTAGCCGCCATCCACATCTTCAACGAGACGCCGGACGGCCAAATTGTTGCCTACGCCCGGGTCTTTTTGCTCGACGACGGCCAGACCGTTTCATTCGGCCGGGTCGTCACCAGCAAGGCCGTGCGCGGTCAGGGAATGGGCGGCCAGCTGCTGGACCAGATCATGCAGACGATTAAGGCCAACTATCCTAATGCCCCAATCGCCATCGAGTCCCAGGAACAGGTCCAGGGCTTCTACCGCCGGGTTGGCTTTGAAAGCCAAGGCGCGCCGTTTATCTACAAGTCCACGCCCCACGTCAAGATGACCCATGCACCGCTTGGTTAA